In one window of Kitasatospora sp. MMS16-BH015 DNA:
- a CDS encoding class I SAM-dependent methyltransferase, with protein sequence MLTVDFSRFPLAPGDRVLDLGCGGGRHAFECYRRGANVVALDQNAEEIAEVRKWFAAMEQAGEAPAGASAVAMEGNALELPFEDESFDKIIISEVMEHIPDDKGVLAEMVRVLKPGGVLAVTVPRWLPEKICWALSDEYHANEGGHIRIYRGDELLDKLREAGLDPYGTHHAHALHSPYWWIKCAVGVDNDKALPVRAYHQLLVWDIVGTPVIGKLTRAAEKALNPAIGKSFVAYATKPNRPGA encoded by the coding sequence GTGCTGACCGTCGATTTCTCCCGCTTCCCGCTCGCCCCCGGCGACCGGGTGCTCGACCTCGGCTGCGGTGGCGGCAGGCACGCCTTCGAGTGTTACCGGCGCGGGGCCAATGTGGTGGCGCTGGACCAGAACGCCGAGGAGATCGCCGAGGTCCGCAAGTGGTTCGCGGCCATGGAGCAGGCCGGTGAGGCCCCGGCCGGCGCCTCGGCCGTGGCGATGGAGGGCAACGCGCTGGAGCTCCCGTTCGAGGACGAGAGCTTCGACAAGATCATCATCTCCGAGGTGATGGAGCACATCCCGGACGACAAGGGCGTGCTCGCCGAGATGGTCCGGGTGCTCAAGCCGGGCGGCGTGCTGGCCGTCACGGTGCCGCGCTGGCTGCCCGAGAAGATCTGCTGGGCGCTCTCCGACGAGTACCACGCCAACGAGGGCGGCCACATCCGGATCTACCGGGGCGACGAGCTGCTCGACAAGCTCCGCGAGGCCGGGCTCGACCCGTACGGCACCCACCACGCGCACGCGCTGCACTCGCCGTACTGGTGGATCAAGTGCGCGGTGGGCGTCGACAACGACAAGGCACTGCCGGTCCGCGCGTACCACCAGCTGCTGGTCTGGGACATCGTCGGCACCCCGGTGATCGGCAAGCTCACCCGGGCTGCCGAGAAGGCGCTCAACCCGGCGATCGGCAAGAGCTTCGTCGCGTACGCCACCAAGCCGAACCGGCCCGGCGCGTGA
- a CDS encoding type II toxin-antitoxin system RelE/ParE family toxin codes for MGYATRFTPHAQRDLLKIPRPDALRILRHLAELQQGLSSGDTTHLDIKTLQGHSARWRLRVGDYRVVYTVENGQLLVWVLAVGNRRDVYRQL; via the coding sequence ATGGGCTACGCGACCCGCTTCACCCCGCACGCCCAGCGCGACCTCCTCAAGATCCCCCGCCCGGACGCCCTACGCATCCTGCGCCACCTCGCCGAGCTGCAGCAGGGATTGAGCAGCGGCGATACGACGCACCTCGACATCAAGACGCTCCAAGGCCACAGTGCGCGCTGGCGCCTCAGGGTCGGGGACTACCGAGTCGTCTACACCGTCGAGAACGGTCAACTCCTGGTGTGGGTACTGGCGGTCGGCAACAGGCGGGACGTCTACCGACAGCTGTGA
- a CDS encoding class I SAM-dependent methyltransferase has protein sequence MTELRESLRPTSEVLAAFEAATGFMPVDEGLALYAAAAEAAARTGLPVLEIGTYCGRSAILLADAARAAGQVALTVDHHRGSEEQQPGWEYHDPGLVDPEVGLMDTLPSFRRTLHRAGLEEHVIALVGRSPQIAAVWGGRLALVFIDGGHTDEHATGDYESWVPHLDPAGLLVIHDVFPDPADGGQAPYRVYLRALAEGFEEVSVTGSLRVLRHTTA, from the coding sequence ATGACCGAGCTCCGGGAGAGCCTCCGCCCCACGTCCGAGGTGCTCGCGGCCTTCGAGGCGGCCACCGGCTTCATGCCGGTCGACGAGGGGCTGGCGCTGTACGCGGCAGCGGCCGAGGCGGCCGCGCGGACGGGGCTGCCGGTGCTGGAGATCGGCACGTACTGCGGGCGTTCGGCGATCCTGCTCGCCGATGCCGCGCGGGCCGCCGGGCAGGTGGCGCTCACCGTGGACCACCACCGGGGCTCCGAGGAGCAGCAGCCGGGTTGGGAGTACCACGACCCGGGCCTGGTCGACCCGGAGGTGGGCCTTATGGACACCCTCCCCTCCTTCCGCCGCACCCTGCACCGGGCCGGCCTGGAGGAGCACGTGATCGCCCTGGTCGGGCGTTCGCCGCAGATCGCCGCCGTCTGGGGCGGCCGGCTGGCGCTGGTCTTCATCGACGGAGGCCACACCGACGAGCACGCCACCGGCGACTACGAGAGCTGGGTGCCGCACCTCGACCCGGCGGGCCTGCTGGTCATCCACGACGTCTTCCCCGACCCGGCCGACGGCGGCCAGGCCCCCTACCGGGTCTACCTGCGCGCCCTCGCCGAGGGCTTCGAGGAGGTCTCGGTGACGGGCTCCCTCCGCGTGCTGCGGCACACCACCGCCTGA
- a CDS encoding DinB family protein, producing the protein MTETLTSKATVTGERADLLVALAKQRTFLRLTTKDLTDEQARLRTTVSELCLGGLVKHVARVEKLWAEFILVGPSAMPDFTTWTEEDLARRAEEFRLLPGETLAGVLAEYEEIARRTDELVTTLPSLDATQPLPVAPWFEAGAAWSARRVLMHIVAETAQHAGHADILREALDGTKSMG; encoded by the coding sequence ATGACCGAGACCCTCACCTCCAAGGCCACCGTCACCGGCGAGCGCGCCGACCTGCTGGTGGCTCTGGCCAAGCAGCGCACCTTCCTGCGGCTCACCACCAAGGACCTCACCGACGAGCAGGCCCGGCTGCGCACCACGGTCAGCGAGCTCTGCCTGGGCGGGCTGGTCAAGCACGTCGCCCGGGTCGAGAAGCTCTGGGCCGAGTTCATCCTGGTCGGCCCGTCGGCGATGCCCGACTTCACCACCTGGACGGAGGAGGACCTCGCCCGCCGGGCCGAGGAGTTCCGCCTTCTGCCCGGCGAGACGCTCGCCGGGGTGCTCGCCGAGTACGAGGAAATCGCCCGCCGCACCGACGAGTTGGTCACCACCCTGCCGAGCCTGGACGCCACCCAGCCACTGCCCGTCGCCCCCTGGTTCGAGGCGGGCGCCGCATGGTCCGCCCGCCGGGTGCTGATGCACATCGTCGCCGAGACCGCCCAGCACGCGGGCCACGCGGACATCCTCCGCGAGGCCCTGGACGGCACCAAGAGCATGGGCTGA
- a CDS encoding glycosyltransferase family 4 protein, translating into MTALPPPLRIALLSYRGDPFCGGQGVYVRHLSRELARLGHHVDVIGSQPFPVLDEVEGPGSVRLVELPSLDLYRADDPFRTPALAEYRGLVDVLEVATMRTGGFPEPLTFSLRARQYLAAHKGRYDVVHDNQTLGYGLLGLARHGFPLVTTVHHPVTVDRQLELDAAPTKLKRLSLRRWYGFTRMQQRVARRLAHIITVSGSSKAEIAEHLGAAPGAISVVPIGADTRLWSPSEEVAVVPGRIVATSSADVPLKGLVHLVEALAKVRTERDAHLVVVCKQKADGPVAEAVRRFGLESAIEFRSGLTDQELVDLYRSAEVACVPSLYEGFSLPAAEAMATGTPLVATTGGAIPEVAGPDGETCLAVPPGDAGALAAALGRLLDDPELRAALGAAGRERVLAGFTWERAAELTVERYRAAIATGVGQRARSGAGWRYVA; encoded by the coding sequence ATGACCGCGCTGCCGCCACCGCTGCGGATCGCCCTGCTCTCCTACCGGGGTGACCCGTTCTGCGGTGGGCAGGGTGTGTACGTGCGCCACCTCTCCCGCGAGCTGGCCCGCCTCGGTCACCACGTGGACGTGATCGGCTCCCAGCCCTTCCCGGTGCTCGACGAGGTCGAGGGCCCCGGCTCGGTCCGGCTGGTGGAGCTGCCCAGCCTCGACCTGTACCGCGCCGACGACCCGTTCCGCACCCCCGCCCTGGCCGAGTACCGGGGTCTGGTGGACGTGCTGGAGGTCGCCACGATGCGTACCGGCGGCTTCCCCGAGCCGCTCACCTTCTCGCTGCGGGCCCGCCAGTACCTGGCGGCGCACAAGGGCCGCTACGACGTGGTGCACGACAACCAGACCCTCGGCTACGGCCTGCTCGGCCTGGCCCGGCACGGCTTCCCGCTGGTCACCACGGTGCACCACCCGGTCACCGTGGACCGGCAGCTGGAGCTGGACGCGGCGCCCACCAAGCTCAAGCGGCTTAGCCTGCGCCGCTGGTACGGCTTCACCCGGATGCAGCAGCGGGTGGCCCGGCGGCTGGCGCACATCATCACCGTCTCGGGCAGCTCGAAGGCCGAGATCGCCGAGCACCTCGGCGCGGCGCCGGGCGCGATCTCGGTGGTGCCGATCGGCGCCGACACCCGGCTCTGGTCGCCCAGCGAGGAGGTCGCCGTGGTGCCGGGCCGGATCGTGGCCACCTCCAGCGCGGACGTCCCGCTCAAGGGCCTGGTCCACCTGGTCGAGGCGCTCGCCAAGGTCCGCACCGAGCGGGACGCGCACCTGGTCGTGGTCTGCAAGCAGAAGGCCGACGGGCCGGTGGCCGAGGCGGTGCGCCGGTTCGGCCTGGAGTCGGCGATCGAGTTCCGCAGCGGGCTGACCGACCAGGAGCTGGTGGACCTCTACCGCTCGGCCGAGGTGGCCTGCGTGCCCTCCCTGTACGAGGGCTTCTCGCTGCCCGCCGCCGAGGCGATGGCCACCGGCACGCCGCTGGTCGCCACCACCGGCGGGGCGATCCCCGAGGTGGCCGGCCCGGACGGCGAGACCTGCCTGGCGGTGCCGCCGGGCGACGCGGGCGCGCTGGCCGCCGCCCTCGGCCGCCTGCTGGACGACCCCGAGCTGCGGGCCGCCCTCGGCGCGGCCGGCCGCGAGCGGGTGCTGGCCGGCTTCACCTGGGAGCGGGCCGCCGAGCTGACCGTCGAGCGCTACCGCGCGGCCATCGCCACCGGGGTCGGGCAGCGGGCCCGATCCGGGGCCGGCTGGCGCTACGTCGCCTGA
- a CDS encoding prenyltransferase: MTAAVPEVLLLDGVLDAEQAAATVRSILADQQPDGAIPWFRGGHLDPWDHTEAAMALDTAGEHAAAEAAYRWLIASQNADGSWYAGYTEGEVSNASKETNFCAYIAVGAWHHHLSTGDDAFLELLWPAVRRALDFTVGLRLPGGPIAWRLDEDGTAVPEALLTGSCSILHALRCGLAIADYLEEPQPDWELAAGRLRHAIAHHPERFLDKDRYSMDWYYPVLGTALRGAEAAARISGEWERFVVPELGVRCVSDRPWVTGGESAELALALWAVGQSDRAVEILRWIQHLRHTDGSYWTGYVFEDEAIWPEERTTWTAGALLLAVAALGGDPATVAVFGGEQLPAGLVVNDCC, from the coding sequence GTGACCGCCGCCGTCCCGGAGGTGCTGCTGCTCGACGGCGTGCTGGACGCCGAGCAGGCCGCCGCGACCGTGCGGAGCATCCTCGCCGACCAGCAGCCCGACGGCGCCATCCCGTGGTTCCGGGGCGGTCACCTCGACCCCTGGGACCACACCGAGGCCGCGATGGCCCTCGACACGGCCGGCGAACACGCCGCCGCCGAGGCCGCCTACCGCTGGCTGATCGCCTCCCAGAACGCCGACGGCTCCTGGTACGCCGGCTACACCGAGGGCGAGGTCAGCAACGCGTCCAAGGAGACCAACTTCTGCGCGTACATAGCGGTCGGCGCCTGGCACCACCACCTCAGCACCGGGGACGACGCCTTCCTGGAGCTGCTCTGGCCGGCCGTCCGGCGGGCGCTGGACTTCACCGTGGGCCTGCGGCTGCCCGGCGGGCCGATCGCCTGGCGCCTGGACGAGGACGGGACGGCGGTGCCGGAGGCACTGCTGACCGGCTCGTGCAGCATCCTGCACGCGCTGCGCTGTGGTCTGGCCATCGCCGACTACCTCGAAGAGCCCCAGCCCGACTGGGAGTTGGCGGCCGGCCGCCTGCGGCACGCGATCGCCCACCACCCCGAGCGGTTCCTCGACAAGGACCGCTACTCGATGGACTGGTACTACCCCGTCCTGGGCACCGCCTTGCGCGGGGCCGAGGCCGCCGCGCGGATCTCGGGCGAGTGGGAGCGGTTCGTGGTGCCGGAGTTGGGCGTGCGGTGCGTCAGTGACCGGCCGTGGGTGACGGGCGGTGAGAGCGCCGAACTCGCGCTCGCCCTCTGGGCGGTGGGGCAGTCCGACCGCGCCGTGGAGATCCTCCGCTGGATCCAGCACCTGCGGCACACCGACGGGTCGTACTGGACCGGGTACGTCTTCGAGGACGAGGCCATCTGGCCCGAGGAGCGCACCACTTGGACGGCGGGAGCACTGCTGCTCGCCGTGGCGGCGCTCGGGGGAGACCCGGCGACGGTGGCGGTCTTCGGCGGCGAGCAGTTGCCGGCGGGGCTCGTCGTCAACGACTGCTGCTGA
- a CDS encoding nucleotidyltransferase domain-containing protein, with the protein MTSDPIAQARRLAERFPEALAVLLAGSVAAGRATPSSDLDLAVLVPDGWETYRETVRYEGRLAELFVHTRAGLGELFAADTASRRGVMQSMYADALVLHDPDGLAAEARARAVAELAAGPAPLGAAAVEARRYGLTDLLDDLADAADRREALAVGGAVLAAAAELLCDHHRAWTGTGKWFPRRLLAADAVLGAALLDGHLRLAEHGEPAALGAAAGRVLDLVGGPLSAGYRRSWQGALVPTVG; encoded by the coding sequence ATGACTTCGGATCCGATCGCCCAGGCCCGCCGACTCGCCGAGCGCTTCCCGGAGGCGCTGGCCGTGCTGCTGGCCGGCTCGGTCGCCGCCGGGCGGGCCACCCCGAGCAGTGACCTCGACCTCGCGGTGCTCGTCCCGGACGGCTGGGAGACCTACCGGGAGACGGTCCGGTACGAGGGGCGGCTCGCCGAGCTGTTCGTCCACACCCGGGCCGGGCTCGGCGAGTTGTTCGCCGCCGACACCGCCTCCCGCCGGGGCGTGATGCAGAGCATGTACGCCGACGCGCTGGTGCTGCACGACCCGGACGGCCTCGCCGCCGAGGCCCGGGCCCGGGCGGTGGCCGAACTCGCGGCGGGCCCGGCCCCGCTCGGCGCGGCGGCGGTCGAGGCCCGGCGGTACGGGCTCACCGACCTGCTGGACGACCTCGCGGACGCCGCCGACCGGCGGGAGGCGCTGGCGGTCGGTGGAGCGGTGCTGGCGGCGGCCGCCGAGCTGCTCTGCGACCACCACCGGGCCTGGACCGGCACCGGCAAGTGGTTCCCGCGCCGCCTGCTCGCGGCCGACGCCGTGCTCGGCGCGGCCCTGCTGGACGGCCACCTGCGGCTCGCCGAACACGGCGAGCCCGCCGCCCTCGGGGCGGCGGCGGGCCGGGTGCTCGACCTGGTCGGCGGCCCGCTCTCGGCCGGGTACCGGCGCAGCTGGCAGGGCGCGCTCGTCCCGACGGTCGGCTGA
- a CDS encoding Zn-dependent alcohol dehydrogenase, translated as MRAAILYETGQEKLEVREDVETVGFGPGRVRVRLRATSLCHSDLSAMSGVLPQPAPFVPGHEGAGDVVEVGEGVTGVAVGDRVVLCWMPPCGGCALCRRGDSHLCVASLRRLGAPGFAFDGRTASGFYGTGTFAEEVVVTADSVIPVPAELPYDQAALIGCGVTTGLGAAVTTARVEPGSAVAVIGAGGVGIAAVQGARICGAGRITVVDPVASRRERALAFGATEAIAPEELKSAAKSQSAGGYDYVFEAVGRSATVRAGYDAARRGGAVVVIGAGAREDQVSFSMGELFFNEKRILPSFYGGGDVRRTAALAIDLWRAGRLDLAGMISHRLPLAEVNEAIAQMRSGEALRTVLTLD; from the coding sequence ATGCGCGCAGCGATCCTGTACGAGACCGGCCAGGAGAAGCTGGAGGTCCGGGAGGACGTCGAGACGGTGGGCTTCGGGCCCGGGCGGGTCCGGGTGCGGCTGCGGGCCACCAGTCTCTGCCACTCCGACCTCTCGGCGATGAGCGGGGTGCTGCCCCAGCCCGCGCCGTTCGTGCCGGGGCATGAGGGGGCGGGCGACGTGGTCGAGGTCGGCGAGGGGGTGACCGGGGTCGCGGTGGGTGACCGGGTGGTGCTCTGCTGGATGCCGCCCTGCGGCGGCTGCGCGCTCTGCCGCCGGGGCGACAGCCACCTCTGCGTGGCCAGCCTGCGGCGGCTCGGTGCGCCGGGCTTCGCCTTCGACGGGCGGACGGCCTCGGGCTTCTACGGCACCGGTACCTTCGCCGAGGAGGTGGTGGTCACGGCCGACAGCGTGATCCCGGTGCCTGCCGAACTCCCCTACGACCAGGCCGCGTTGATCGGCTGCGGGGTCACCACGGGGCTCGGTGCCGCCGTCACCACGGCCCGGGTCGAGCCGGGCTCCGCCGTCGCGGTGATCGGCGCGGGCGGGGTGGGCATCGCCGCCGTCCAGGGCGCCCGGATCTGCGGTGCGGGCCGGATCACCGTGGTCGACCCGGTCGCCTCCCGGCGGGAGCGGGCGCTGGCCTTCGGCGCCACCGAGGCGATCGCCCCCGAGGAGCTCAAGAGCGCGGCCAAGAGCCAGTCGGCGGGCGGCTACGACTACGTCTTCGAGGCCGTCGGCCGCTCCGCGACCGTCCGGGCCGGCTACGACGCGGCCCGCCGGGGCGGCGCCGTGGTGGTGATCGGCGCCGGTGCCCGGGAAGACCAAGTCTCCTTCAGCATGGGCGAGTTGTTCTTCAACGAGAAGCGCATCCTGCCCTCCTTCTACGGCGGCGGCGACGTCCGCCGCACCGCCGCCCTCGCCATCGACCTCTGGCGGGCCGGCCGGCTCGACCTGGCCGGGATGATCAGTCACCGCCTCCCGCTCGCCGAGGTCAACGAGGCGATCGCCCAGATGCGCAGCGGCGAGGCCCTGCGCACCGTGCTCACCCTCGACTGA
- a CDS encoding N-acetylmuramoyl-L-alanine amidase has translation MNGTNGNARTGRSTTFRLTVLVCAALPLSYAGVLSWQALAGSDHHPAPTAAHAPPASQDELVPTIPTGTAAPGAAAPTGTPPQGTPAAPPAPGSGSPAAPDPNRGPLTGRTVLLDAGHNTGNGKHTTEINRQVDIGNEQKECDTTGTETNAGYSEAEYTLDVSRRARAILQTRGATVVFTQDGDRPWGPCIDERAKIGNDAHADAAISVHGDGAPASGSGFHVILPAKVVAGRADTSAIVDPSRRLGLLLRQDFKAATGEPYADYIAQQGLDTRADLGGLNLSKVPKVFIECGNMRNSGDAQRMTDPQWRQQAAQGIADALTAFLTTTDTPGGTG, from the coding sequence GTGAACGGCACCAACGGCAACGCACGCACCGGACGATCGACCACCTTCCGGCTGACCGTCCTGGTCTGCGCCGCGCTGCCGCTGAGCTACGCCGGGGTGCTGAGCTGGCAGGCCCTGGCCGGCAGCGACCACCACCCCGCGCCGACCGCCGCGCACGCCCCGCCGGCCAGCCAGGACGAGCTGGTGCCCACCATCCCGACCGGCACCGCAGCCCCGGGCGCCGCGGCCCCGACCGGCACCCCGCCCCAGGGCACCCCGGCCGCCCCGCCCGCACCGGGCAGCGGCTCCCCCGCCGCCCCGGACCCGAACCGGGGCCCGCTGACCGGCCGGACGGTGCTGCTCGACGCCGGCCACAACACCGGCAACGGCAAGCACACCACCGAGATCAACCGCCAGGTGGACATCGGCAACGAGCAGAAGGAGTGCGACACCACCGGCACCGAGACCAACGCCGGCTACTCCGAGGCCGAGTACACCCTGGACGTCTCCCGCCGGGCCCGGGCCATCCTCCAGACCCGCGGCGCCACCGTGGTCTTCACCCAGGACGGCGACCGCCCCTGGGGCCCCTGCATCGACGAACGGGCGAAGATCGGCAACGACGCCCACGCCGACGCCGCGATCTCCGTGCACGGCGACGGCGCCCCCGCCTCCGGCAGCGGCTTCCACGTGATCCTGCCCGCCAAGGTGGTCGCGGGCCGGGCCGACACCTCCGCGATCGTCGACCCCTCCCGCCGGCTCGGCCTGCTGCTGCGTCAGGACTTCAAGGCCGCCACCGGCGAGCCCTACGCCGACTACATCGCCCAGCAGGGCCTCGACACCCGCGCCGATCTGGGCGGGCTCAACCTGTCGAAGGTGCCGAAGGTGTTCATCGAGTGCGGCAACATGCGAAACTCGGGCGATGCCCAGCGGATGACGGACCCCCAGTGGCGTCAGCAGGCCGCCCAGGGGATCGCCGATGCCCTGACGGCCTTCCTGACCACCACCGACACCCCCGGCGGGACGGGCTGA
- a CDS encoding type II toxin-antitoxin system Phd/YefM family antitoxin has protein sequence MSEPVIASMAEVRSHLADVLDRARREDTPTIITRRGKQEAVVIDIREYQRLSLLAEQAEEDWLNRLADEAESEGSEGSVSLEEMAAILRAQGT, from the coding sequence ATGAGTGAGCCTGTGATCGCTTCGATGGCCGAGGTCCGCAGCCATCTCGCCGACGTCCTCGACCGGGCCCGCCGCGAGGACACCCCGACGATCATCACGCGGCGCGGCAAGCAGGAAGCCGTCGTGATCGACATTCGCGAGTACCAGCGCCTGAGCCTGCTGGCGGAGCAGGCCGAGGAGGACTGGCTCAACAGGCTTGCGGACGAAGCCGAGTCCGAAGGCTCCGAGGGCTCGGTCTCCCTGGAGGAGATGGCCGCCATCCTCCGCGCGCAGGGCACCTGA
- a CDS encoding YafY family protein, with protein sequence MANTSTRTLRLLSLLQTHRHWPGEELADRLGVSVRTLRRDVDRLRELGYPVEAQRGAEGGYQLAAGAALPPLVIDDEEAVALAVGLQTAAEGAVEGIAEASVRVLAKVVQVMPARLRRRVEALRAMTVPAGWEGPGGGADRARVDPVELTVVALACRDGEQLRFGYTAADDRRTERQVEPLRLVCLERRWYLVAYDLGRHDWRTFRLDRLSAPQTTGLRFRPRELPAADAAEFVRAGLANRPRPHRVEVRVDAPAEQVRERIGRWCTVEPVDATHCRVDLTADSLDWALLALGVLDAEFRLSGPPELVARMADWGRRFTAAAEAAG encoded by the coding sequence ATGGCGAACACCAGCACCAGGACCCTGCGGCTGCTCTCCCTGCTCCAGACCCACCGGCACTGGCCCGGCGAGGAGTTGGCGGACCGCCTCGGCGTCTCCGTCCGCACGCTGCGCCGGGATGTGGACCGGCTGCGTGAGTTGGGTTACCCGGTCGAGGCGCAGCGCGGGGCCGAGGGCGGGTACCAGTTGGCGGCCGGGGCCGCGCTGCCGCCGCTGGTGATCGACGACGAGGAGGCGGTGGCGCTGGCGGTCGGCCTGCAGACGGCCGCTGAGGGCGCGGTGGAGGGGATCGCCGAGGCCTCGGTGCGGGTGCTGGCCAAGGTGGTGCAGGTGATGCCGGCCCGGCTGCGGCGGCGGGTGGAGGCGCTGCGGGCGATGACGGTGCCCGCCGGATGGGAGGGCCCGGGCGGCGGGGCGGACCGGGCCCGGGTCGATCCGGTGGAGCTGACGGTGGTGGCGCTGGCCTGCCGGGACGGCGAGCAGCTGCGCTTCGGCTACACCGCCGCCGACGACCGGCGCACCGAGCGGCAGGTCGAGCCGCTGCGGCTGGTCTGCCTGGAGCGGCGCTGGTACCTGGTCGCGTACGACCTCGGCCGGCACGACTGGCGCACCTTCCGGCTCGACCGGCTCAGCGCGCCGCAGACCACCGGGCTCCGGTTCCGCCCGCGCGAACTCCCCGCCGCGGACGCCGCCGAGTTCGTCCGCGCCGGGCTGGCCAACCGCCCCCGCCCGCACCGGGTCGAGGTCCGGGTGGACGCCCCCGCCGAGCAGGTCCGCGAGCGGATCGGCCGCTGGTGCACCGTCGAACCGGTGGACGCCACCCACTGCCGGGTCGACCTCACCGCCGACTCGCTGGACTGGGCGCTGCTCGCCTTGGGCGTCCTGGACGCCGAGTTCCGGCTCTCGGGCCCACCCGAGCTGGTGGCCAGGATGGCCGACTGGGGCCGGCGCTTCACCGCCGCCGCCGAGGCCGCTGGCTGA
- a CDS encoding M48 family metallopeptidase, protein MPDPVLHDARPCPECAEALPDSGHHTSWCPACEWNLSPAAAQPYRPPREQRRQARAERKEQSRRTAVRSRVEKLYGALATDPGARGGGAAFGTLLLATLVHLSTLSLFAGSLTALALGPLPLRVLGLIGAALVTIALRPRLGRLVKDNSLLSRADAPALHGLADRVAAALGTRPVHAIRVTGAFNASYGRVGLRRRSVLSIGLPLWHVLTPQQRVALLAHELGHAVNGDARRGLWLGAALDTLGAWIGLLRPDHSRARRFGRRRAWGPEQGIAHIAELATKLIFGLFAELARLVLALLDRLTTRSGQAAEYRADASAATTASTEAALGMLETLLLDTSARTVITRFRNTPAKAHRAGTHPQQQSADLWTALADQLAAVPPLERERLLRVSARELGAVDVSHPPTYLRMRMLALRPVAAAEATVVLGTAESARVEEELAPARRRFANSVAG, encoded by the coding sequence GTGCCCGATCCCGTGCTCCACGACGCCCGCCCCTGCCCCGAGTGTGCCGAGGCCCTCCCCGACTCCGGCCACCACACCTCCTGGTGCCCCGCCTGCGAGTGGAACCTCTCCCCCGCCGCCGCCCAGCCCTACCGCCCGCCGCGCGAACAGCGCCGCCAGGCCCGCGCCGAGCGCAAGGAGCAGTCCCGCCGCACGGCCGTCCGCAGCCGAGTCGAGAAGCTGTACGGGGCCTTGGCCACCGATCCCGGCGCCCGCGGCGGCGGCGCGGCCTTCGGCACCCTCCTGCTCGCCACACTGGTGCACCTGAGCACGCTGAGCCTGTTCGCCGGTTCCCTCACCGCGCTGGCACTGGGCCCCTTGCCGCTGCGGGTGCTCGGCCTGATCGGGGCCGCCCTGGTCACCATCGCGCTGCGCCCGCGCCTCGGGCGACTGGTGAAGGACAACTCCCTGCTCTCCCGGGCGGACGCCCCCGCGCTGCACGGCCTGGCCGACCGGGTGGCCGCCGCGCTGGGCACCCGACCGGTGCACGCGATCCGGGTCACCGGTGCGTTCAACGCGAGCTACGGCCGGGTCGGCCTGCGCCGCCGGTCGGTGCTCAGCATCGGTCTGCCGCTCTGGCACGTGCTCACCCCGCAGCAGCGGGTCGCACTGCTCGCGCACGAGCTCGGCCATGCCGTGAACGGCGACGCCCGCCGCGGCCTCTGGCTCGGCGCCGCGCTCGACACCCTGGGCGCCTGGATCGGCCTGCTGCGGCCCGACCACAGCCGGGCCCGCCGGTTCGGCCGTCGGCGGGCCTGGGGCCCCGAACAGGGCATCGCCCACATCGCCGAGCTGGCCACCAAGCTGATCTTCGGCCTGTTCGCCGAACTGGCCCGGCTGGTGCTCGCCCTGCTGGACCGCCTCACCACCCGCTCCGGCCAGGCCGCCGAGTACCGCGCGGACGCCTCGGCGGCCACCACCGCCTCCACCGAGGCCGCGCTCGGCATGCTGGAGACGCTGCTGCTGGACACCAGCGCCCGCACGGTGATCACCCGCTTCCGGAACACCCCCGCCAAGGCCCACCGGGCCGGCACCCACCCCCAGCAGCAGAGCGCCGACCTCTGGACGGCCCTCGCCGACCAGCTGGCCGCCGTACCGCCACTGGAGCGCGAGCGGCTGCTCCGGGTCTCGGCCCGCGAGCTCGGCGCGGTAGATGTCAGCCACCCGCCGACCTACCTGCGGATGCGGATGCTGGCCCTGCGCCCGGTCGCGGCGGCGGAGGCCACCGTGGTGCTCGGCACCGCCGAGAGCGCCCGGGTCGAGGAGGAACTCGCCCCGGCCCGCCGCCGCTTCGCGAACAGCGTGGCCGGCTGA